CACTCAGGTGCATGCATGTTTTAACAGATGCATGGTAACATTCTGCTGTCTATTCTCAAACGCAACACATACATCTCGCCTAGTTGCCTAGTCGCGTCAAAAGGACCAGGAATCCATCAAGGAAGTGCGTCAGAGATTGATAGTCCAATTAAAACTTTTCCGCAAATGCCATTAACGTCTGTCTCTGTTGAGGAGTAAAAATAAGCTATTTGCCAACTCACAATGTTCCCTCAGAGTTTTGGAGCACTGCCCATCCACTTTATTTCCTGGTCTCACACTGGGGGCTGAGGCAGCTCTCCAGACCATTACGTTATGTTTCAGCACCAGATGCAGCAGCCTGTGTTGAAGGGTGTTTAAATGAGGCTTTTATGTCCCGTGTGCGTAAATACTTTTTGACATTTTACATCCACAATACGTATACTGTCCCCAGCGGTGTCATGTCCATAGGAAGAAGCCATTTCAGACTAGCTCGTTTGACTCTCTTAGCTGGCAatgttggtagactttagaaaagcaggCAATAACTAAACGTACTGAATAGGACTCACATTTTTTACTCAGCTTTTTAGCAGTTTGTTTCTTTTAAAAATGAACCACCATTCAGAGGGacacagacagctcaagaggtatgcttagacgTGCATAAAAATAAACATGTACTTTTTGACATAGAACCAAGcgtaatgattatggctctagattacaGGAGAATGCTGtttcaggtttttttttttttaaagtgaaatTCTCTTACTTACGGACGGGGAGCCTAGCACCCCTGCGAACAACCCCATTTTTTTTCAGAGAGAAAAATCTCATCTTGTGTCAGCCGTTGTGTGTATACTTTCTGAGAACATGGTCTCCCAGGAGAGCGTTGCCATTGGCTCAGTGGACCACTCCGTTTATTGCTTTCACTGTCTCTTCATTCCCAGCACAGTTGAAACACTGAATTGGTAACAGACATCAAGAGGTAGCACGTATGGCACGTGGTCATGATAGTATGGAGATGTTTACTGAGGATGCATCAGGGAGATTTATACATTCTCTGTGTCACTGATTCAATACGTCCAGTAGGTGCCAATGCTTTTGTCATGGAGCAACACTGCCACTCAGGGGCACACATCACAACTTTTCTACAGGAGACAGAAATATGAATGGTATGAATCTGAAGTGAAAAAGGACATGGTGTAACTGGTGAAAAGTATGTCCTTGTATTCATTGGATCAACTTTATTGATTCTCTATGTTATACTTTTAATAGCATCTCACAAAGCACAGTTCAATTTGAAAACAACTTTCATAAAAACAGAATTCAATTCAAGATATTGGCTGGAATTCGTCAACATTTCTTGGGTTCAAAATCAAACTGGAGAATACTTGTTTTACTTGCCAAACCATGTCCAATGTAGCTGATTATACATGCATTGTTAGTGATAACAATTTAACCAATTTAGAGCCGCAGAAATGCATGAGTCTATTACCTTGGGTCTTAGCTTTACAGTATAACAAGGAAAGTGCTCTATGCTTTGTTGGCAAAAGCTATTCTATGAAGTTTCAGTACTAAAACAATTTGGTTTTGTCAACTCTGACAAGACACAGGCAATGAAACAAAGTGCCTTAACCCTTTGTAGGCAAACAGGGTATAAGAAACCTATTGAAACTAAATGGAACCAACAGGAAAAATACAACGTTTTCATTGACATTTAAGTTTTTTTGATCAATCTAAAGTTCCTACTTCATAATTTACtcgcttttcctctctctctcttgtttaaCTGGTGCCTAGCTACTCGTCCTCATGGTGCTCGCAGAAATCATGGCAACAGACAGTTACCATGGTGATAAATGTCATGAACTCTTGGAAGTCCAATTCCGAGTCTCCATCCGTGTCCAGGCTCTCCATCAAACTGTCCATAGTGGCCTGGTCCTTCACTTGCTGAGGGCAAAAACAGTAGATAAGATATGGTCATATTTGATTGGCTAAAGGTGCATTCTGCAATATTTACGGCTGGTTTATGGTCATTTCACCCATTGATTCTAGAATAATAATGTACGAAGGCCTCATGAGCTTAGTGCAACAAAGTCTGTAAAATGACTTGTGATTTATTGATAAATGCACATACGCTGTAAACATAGCCTAGATCCAAACCGCATGTTCAATTTAAACAACAACGTATTAAATATTGTAGTGAAAATGTGGTAGTGATATACTCACTCCTGTAAGGGCTGGTAGCTCCTCATTGATCAAGTCTTTCAGTTCACTTTTCTTCAGTTTGTGCTTGTCCCCTTCTTTCTCTGCATACTTATGGAACACCTCCATGATGGTGGCCAGTGAACTCTCCAGATCAGTCATTGTGGTTTGTAATGCGATCTACAACGTAGAGCAAAAAAGCATTTCATCTCTAGGCCTAGCATGTGACATAAACAACAGGGTCGTAATTCATTtgagtttgctacagcagggaaatagtcctgcagcaacaggaaatatgaATTATTATGGGGATAATAACCAAATGGACATTTTTTTGTAGGGTTTGAAACATTTCTCAtcagggaaaatcaagtctgaaatttcaaagtggaaatgataAACTTCCGAAgtattt
This genomic interval from Oncorhynchus clarkii lewisi isolate Uvic-CL-2024 chromosome 18, UVic_Ocla_1.0, whole genome shotgun sequence contains the following:
- the LOC139372540 gene encoding protein S100-B, producing MTDLESSLATIMEVFHKYAEKEGDKHKLKKSELKDLINEELPALTGQVKDQATMDSLMESLDTDGDSELDFQEFMTFITMVTVCCHDFCEHHEDE